A window from Neobacillus sp. PS3-40 encodes these proteins:
- a CDS encoding YuzL family protein, giving the protein MGKIKKDPSRAGISAASVKGNAGPTVERDGGGKVNSQNNQFKK; this is encoded by the coding sequence ATGGGAAAAATAAAAAAAGACCCATCCAGAGCAGGTATAAGTGCCGCAAGCGTTAAAGGAAACGCCGGGCCAACAGTTGAAAGAGACGGCGGTGGGAAAGTAAATAGCCAGAATAACCAATTTAAGAAATAG
- a CDS encoding proline dehydrogenase: protein MEQALKNFFLFLSKNKSFNKLAKKYGLRLGGSHFVGGETIEQAVQTIKDLNSKGLSVTVDYLGEFVDTEKVAVERTDHSIKTIEAINREKLDAQYSLKMTSMGMDISDEVIMRNMRRILEAGKKNNVFVTIDMEDSGRCQKTLDIFKELKAEYDNVGTVVQTYLYRTEADIDDLNKFSPNLRIVKGAYKEPVEVAFPDKKDVDESFKKIVKKHMLNGNFTAIATHDEAMIEYTKQIAKEYKIPKDQYEFQMLYGIRSERHVELLKEGYNMRVYLPFGTDWWGYNMRRLAERPANVAFVLKGVFKK from the coding sequence ATGGAACAAGCATTAAAAAATTTTTTCCTATTTTTATCAAAGAACAAATCTTTTAATAAATTGGCGAAAAAGTATGGACTACGTCTTGGTGGATCACACTTTGTTGGCGGTGAAACAATTGAGCAAGCAGTTCAGACTATCAAGGATTTAAACAGCAAAGGGCTATCCGTTACAGTCGATTATTTAGGTGAATTTGTAGATACGGAGAAAGTTGCTGTTGAAAGAACGGATCATTCTATTAAAACAATTGAGGCCATTAATCGTGAAAAATTAGATGCCCAATATTCCTTGAAAATGACTTCTATGGGGATGGATATTTCCGACGAGGTGATCATGAGAAATATGCGTCGAATTCTTGAAGCAGGGAAGAAAAACAATGTGTTTGTCACAATCGATATGGAAGATTCGGGACGCTGTCAAAAAACGCTAGATATTTTTAAAGAACTTAAGGCGGAATATGATAATGTCGGAACGGTTGTCCAAACTTATTTATACCGAACTGAAGCAGATATTGATGATTTAAATAAATTTTCACCAAACCTTCGCATTGTAAAAGGCGCATATAAAGAGCCTGTGGAAGTGGCTTTCCCTGATAAAAAAGATGTGGACGAGAGCTTCAAAAAGATTGTTAAAAAGCATATGCTAAATGGAAACTTTACAGCGATTGCCACTCATGATGAAGCGATGATTGAATATACAAAGCAGATTGCCAAAGAGTATAAAATTCCAAAGGATCAATATGAATTTCAGATGTTATATGGCATTCGTTCAGAAAGACATGTTGAGTTACTTAAAGAAGGCTATAATATGCGCGTATATTTACCATTTGGAACAGACTGGTGGGGCTATAATATGCGTAGATTAGCCGAACGTCCAGCAAACGTTGCATTTGTTTTAAAAGGCGTATTTAAAAAGTAA
- a CDS encoding spore coat protein, with amino-acid sequence MNQQKIQNPETQVPKTPQMNERDFINDLLTTEKYMTTAYSMALHEASHEGLYNDVLTIFTETQNSQRDLYNLMFKKGWYAIEAADQQKLQQSYQQFQGYTNQFPNGNMIQ; translated from the coding sequence ATGAACCAGCAAAAAATTCAAAATCCCGAAACACAGGTACCAAAAACACCGCAAATGAACGAGCGCGACTTTATCAATGACTTACTGACAACTGAGAAGTATATGACGACCGCTTATAGTATGGCTTTGCACGAGGCTAGCCACGAGGGACTTTACAATGACGTATTAACTATCTTTACAGAAACACAGAACAGCCAAAGAGATCTCTATAATTTAATGTTTAAAAAAGGATGGTACGCTATTGAAGCAGCTGACCAGCAAAAGCTTCAGCAATCATACCAACAGTTCCAAGGGTATACCAATCAATTTCCTAATGGGAATATGATTCAATAA
- a CDS encoding DUF2573 family protein, with translation MDKKVFAQQFDALIEKYAELLIGDANEEAKEKLRIWGLYTHIAKSMPALAKHWNGLYPEAKDEMKKIIEEIKLLNEQNRQK, from the coding sequence GTGGATAAAAAAGTGTTTGCCCAGCAATTCGATGCATTAATTGAAAAGTATGCAGAGCTTTTGATTGGAGACGCCAATGAGGAAGCAAAAGAGAAGCTACGGATTTGGGGATTGTATACTCATATCGCGAAAAGTATGCCGGCTCTTGCAAAACATTGGAACGGGCTGTACCCAGAAGCAAAGGATGAAATGAAAAAGATCATAGAGGAAATCAAGTTGTTAAATGAACAAAATCGACAAAAGTAA
- a CDS encoding FtsW/RodA/SpoVE family cell cycle protein translates to MTSNKNNTSKLDYNLILILFLLFLVSCVSIYSAQATGQYKENFLLKQIVWYVVGGGIIAGVITLDSDQLKKLTWYAYGFGLFLLGFLIIAPTSIAPVINGAKNWFKVPGIGSLQPSEFVKIFVILALAKVIEEHHQKTMIKTVKTDFWLLVKLGIVTMAPVILVIKQDLGTSLVFLAILLGMIFISGITWRLLAPIFSVGAALISTIFYFVLWKPDVLEKFLGVKHYQFDRIYSWLDPYNNQSTTGFQLTRSLLAIGSGETSGKGYGHRDIYLPESHTDFIFSIIGEEFGFVGASVLISLFFLLIYHITKVGMETKNNFYTYLCVGVISMITFHVFQNIGMTIGLLPITGIPLPFVSYGGSSLMGNMLGIGLIFSIRYHYKKYMFSTNS, encoded by the coding sequence ATGACTTCTAATAAAAACAATACTTCAAAACTTGATTATAACCTTATACTTATCTTATTTTTGCTATTTTTGGTTAGCTGCGTTTCTATTTATAGTGCGCAAGCGACAGGACAATATAAAGAAAACTTTCTCTTAAAGCAAATTGTTTGGTATGTGGTTGGTGGTGGGATTATCGCGGGTGTTATTACGCTTGATTCTGATCAATTAAAAAAACTAACATGGTATGCATATGGCTTTGGTCTATTCCTGCTTGGCTTTTTAATCATTGCGCCAACAAGCATTGCCCCTGTAATAAATGGAGCGAAAAACTGGTTCAAGGTTCCCGGCATCGGTTCACTTCAGCCATCAGAGTTTGTGAAAATATTCGTCATCCTTGCACTGGCAAAGGTCATTGAAGAACATCATCAAAAGACAATGATAAAGACGGTTAAAACTGATTTCTGGCTCTTAGTAAAGCTTGGAATTGTAACAATGGCACCGGTAATTCTTGTTATCAAACAGGACTTAGGGACATCGCTTGTTTTTCTTGCTATATTGTTAGGAATGATCTTTATTTCAGGGATTACATGGAGACTACTAGCCCCTATTTTTTCTGTAGGAGCTGCGCTTATTTCGACGATTTTTTATTTTGTTTTATGGAAACCAGATGTGTTGGAAAAGTTTCTAGGTGTCAAACACTATCAGTTCGATCGGATTTATTCTTGGCTTGACCCGTATAATAACCAAAGCACAACAGGCTTTCAATTAACAAGATCCTTGCTTGCTATTGGCTCTGGTGAAACATCTGGAAAAGGATATGGTCACAGGGATATTTACTTGCCGGAAAGCCATACTGATTTTATCTTTAGTATTATTGGGGAGGAATTTGGATTTGTTGGGGCAAGTGTTCTAATCAGTCTATTTTTCCTGTTAATTTACCATATTACCAAAGTTGGAATGGAAACAAAGAATAATTTTTATACGTATCTCTGTGTTGGTGTTATCAGTATGATTACCTTCCACGTCTTTCAAAATATCGGAATGACGATCGGCTTATTGCCAATCACAGGAATTCCACTTCCGTTTGTTAGCTATGGAGGAAGCTCGTTAATGGGCAATATGCTGGGGATCGGCTTGATTTTTTCCATTCGCTATCATTACAAAAAATATATGTTCTCAACTAATTCATAA
- a CDS encoding DUF4931 domain-containing protein translates to MKNHSLFFNTSIGVMKPNSIKNKQEPCPFCDRAQLTDILAEDGKMILLKNKYPVLENTFQTVLIETDTCEDELSTYEPAHLHSLLKFGLKHWLEMEHSGCYESVLFLKNHGPLSGGSISHPHMQIIGLMDLDYKEGSKEEYFNGMEIKMQNGVLFNLSTEPRVGFYEFNIQMADAGYIEEFGEFIQIAAHYILHHFRFKVTSYNIFFHHLNGKIYAKVVPRLVTTPLYIGYGIPQVPNNLEWMVEQIQSIYF, encoded by the coding sequence GGTGTAATGAAGCCGAATAGTATAAAAAATAAACAGGAACCATGCCCTTTTTGTGACCGGGCTCAGCTTACAGATATTTTAGCGGAAGATGGCAAGATGATTTTGTTGAAAAATAAATACCCTGTATTAGAGAATACCTTCCAGACTGTATTGATTGAAACAGATACCTGTGAAGATGAATTGTCGACCTATGAACCAGCACATTTACATAGTTTACTAAAATTCGGATTAAAGCACTGGCTAGAAATGGAGCATAGTGGTTGCTATGAATCTGTTTTATTTTTAAAAAACCATGGTCCTTTGTCTGGAGGATCAATCTCACACCCCCATATGCAAATCATCGGATTAATGGATCTTGATTATAAGGAAGGTTCAAAGGAAGAGTATTTTAATGGAATGGAAATAAAAATGCAGAATGGAGTTTTATTTAATCTTTCAACAGAGCCAAGAGTGGGTTTCTATGAATTTAACATCCAAATGGCAGATGCAGGCTATATTGAAGAGTTTGGGGAATTTATCCAGATTGCGGCGCATTATATCTTACATCACTTTCGATTTAAAGTGACAAGCTATAATATATTTTTTCATCATCTTAATGGAAAAATATATGCAAAGGTTGTGCCGCGGTTGGTTACAACGCCCCTTTATATTGGATATGGTATCCCGCAAGTTCCAAATAATCTTGAATGGATGGTCGAGCAAATACAAAGCATTTATTTTTGA